The following are encoded in a window of Congzhengia minquanensis genomic DNA:
- a CDS encoding aldo/keto reductase, whose protein sequence is MYNIELGKTGLIVPTLAVGCMRINGLTKLEAERFINSAIEQGAYFFDHADIYGRGECESQFAESYGMTAEKREKILLQSKCGIVPGKMFDFSKEHIISSVEGSLKRLKTDYLDVLLLHRPDALMEPEEIAEAFTALKRSGKVRHFGVSNQSPGQVELISRYLDMPIAANQLQLSITNCTMIKAGLNVNMEIDPAVNRDGGVLDYCRLNGITIQPWSPFQYGFFEGTFIDCEKFKPLNDCLEKIANKYGADKTAVVIAWLLRHPARFQPVTGTMNEGRLKSCIRGTEIKLTREEWYEIYLSAGNKLP, encoded by the coding sequence ATGTATAACATTGAGCTTGGAAAAACGGGCCTGATTGTGCCCACGCTGGCCGTGGGCTGTATGCGGATTAACGGCCTTACAAAACTGGAGGCGGAGCGGTTTATCAACTCTGCCATTGAGCAGGGGGCTTACTTTTTCGACCATGCGGACATTTACGGCCGGGGAGAGTGCGAATCGCAGTTTGCCGAAAGCTATGGCATGACGGCTGAGAAACGCGAAAAAATTCTTTTGCAATCTAAGTGTGGCATTGTGCCGGGTAAAATGTTCGACTTCTCCAAAGAGCACATTATTTCGTCTGTTGAGGGCAGCCTGAAACGTTTGAAAACCGATTATTTAGACGTTCTGCTGCTTCACCGTCCCGACGCGCTGATGGAGCCGGAGGAAATTGCCGAAGCTTTCACGGCGCTTAAGAGAAGCGGAAAAGTGCGCCACTTCGGCGTGTCGAACCAGTCTCCGGGGCAGGTAGAGCTCATTTCCCGCTATCTCGACATGCCCATTGCGGCAAACCAGCTTCAGCTGAGCATTACCAACTGCACCATGATAAAAGCCGGCTTAAACGTCAACATGGAAATTGATCCCGCAGTAAACCGCGACGGCGGCGTGTTGGATTATTGCAGGCTAAACGGTATTACCATTCAGCCCTGGTCGCCTTTCCAATATGGATTTTTTGAGGGTACTTTCATTGATTGTGAAAAGTTTAAACCTTTAAACGACTGTTTAGAAAAAATTGCAAACAAATATGGTGCGGACAAAACAGCGGTGGTTATTGCCTGGCTTTTGCGACACCCCGCCCGTTTCCAGCCGGTTACGGGAACTATGAACGAGGGCAGGTTGAAATCGTGTATCCGCGGCACAGAGATTAAGCTCACCCGGGAAGAATGGTATGAAATTTATTTGAGTGCAGGCAACAAACTGCCGTAA
- the glmM gene encoding phosphoglucosamine mutase has product MGRLFGTDGVRGVANTELDVELAMKIGKAAAHVLTKETMHKPKILIGKDTRISGDMLEAALSAGLCSLGAGVISLGVIPTPAVAYLTRKYDADAGIVISASHNSAEFNGIKIFNGNGYKLSDDIEDEIEEIIQNDCASLDLPTGDAVGTISKCDTALSDYKAFVKETLKGESLDGLKIAVDCANGASYLSSVETLVELGAEVFVVHNHPNGTNINLKCGSTHTDKFCEYVKNIDVDLGLSFDGDADRLLVVDENGALIDGDKIMLICADYMKEHKMLSKDTLVTTVMTNLGLVNAAKEKGIQIVQTKVGDRYVLEEMLEKGYTLGGEQSGHIICLDFNTTGDGLCSALLLLSILKKTGKRLSELSSVFVPLPQVMVNAKVSNAKKETYRDDDVIMEAIREVEEEFSGNGRVLIRPSGTEPCVRVMIEGPEQGIITQKANYLAKLIEARLV; this is encoded by the coding sequence TTGGGCAGATTATTTGGGACAGACGGTGTGCGCGGCGTTGCCAACACAGAACTCGACGTGGAGCTGGCAATGAAAATAGGAAAAGCTGCGGCGCATGTGCTGACAAAAGAAACCATGCATAAGCCTAAAATATTAATTGGGAAGGACACGCGCATTTCCGGCGATATGCTGGAGGCGGCGCTTTCTGCAGGTCTTTGCAGTTTGGGCGCAGGCGTTATTTCGCTGGGCGTAATTCCCACGCCTGCCGTGGCATATTTAACCAGGAAATACGACGCAGACGCAGGCATTGTCATTTCAGCCTCACACAACTCCGCCGAGTTTAACGGGATAAAAATTTTTAACGGTAACGGATATAAGCTGAGCGACGACATAGAAGACGAAATTGAAGAAATTATTCAAAACGACTGCGCCAGCTTAGACCTCCCCACAGGCGATGCAGTGGGAACCATTTCCAAGTGCGACACCGCTCTTTCAGACTATAAAGCCTTTGTGAAAGAAACCTTAAAGGGTGAAAGCTTAGATGGTCTGAAAATTGCAGTAGACTGCGCCAACGGTGCAAGCTATTTAAGCTCCGTTGAAACGTTGGTTGAGCTGGGGGCAGAGGTTTTTGTAGTGCACAACCACCCCAACGGCACCAATATCAATTTAAAATGCGGCTCAACCCACACCGATAAATTCTGCGAATATGTGAAAAACATTGACGTAGACTTAGGACTTTCTTTTGACGGCGATGCAGACCGGCTTTTGGTGGTGGACGAAAACGGTGCGTTAATTGACGGCGACAAAATTATGCTGATTTGCGCAGACTATATGAAAGAGCACAAAATGCTCTCGAAAGATACGCTGGTAACAACGGTGATGACCAATTTGGGACTGGTGAACGCCGCAAAGGAAAAGGGCATTCAAATTGTGCAGACAAAAGTTGGCGACCGCTATGTGCTGGAGGAAATGTTGGAAAAGGGCTACACCCTAGGAGGAGAGCAGTCTGGCCACATCATCTGTTTAGACTTTAACACCACAGGCGACGGTCTATGCTCTGCGCTGCTGCTGCTTTCAATTTTAAAGAAAACCGGCAAGCGCTTAAGTGAGCTTTCATCTGTGTTTGTGCCGCTTCCACAGGTTATGGTGAATGCCAAGGTTTCCAATGCCAAAAAGGAAACTTACCGGGACGACGACGTAATTATGGAAGCAATCCGCGAGGTAGAGGAGGAGTTTTCCGGAAATGGCCGGGTGCTGATACGCCCGTCTGGAACAGAGCCCTGTGTCCGCGTTATGATTGAGGGGCCGGAGCAGGGAATTATTACCCAAAAAGCAAACTATCTTGCAAAACTCATTGAGGCAAGGCTTGTATAA
- a CDS encoding NUDIX hydrolase: protein MEFLDVSDENGNPTGETVERTVAHEKGILHRTSHVWMLRRRGKAVQVLLQKRCETKDSHPGCFDISSAGHIPAGSNFVSSALRELKEELGICAQENELIFCGRRRLFYEKEFHGRTFCDNQISNVYALWRDIEAEDISFQKSEIALVCWMEFNEFERKVLNNEIPHCIVAEEIEMLKQNAIT from the coding sequence ATGGAATTTTTAGATGTATCAGACGAAAACGGGAACCCGACAGGAGAAACTGTGGAACGAACTGTTGCCCATGAAAAAGGGATTTTGCACAGAACCTCTCACGTGTGGATGCTGCGCCGCCGGGGCAAAGCAGTTCAGGTGCTTTTGCAGAAACGGTGTGAAACGAAAGATTCTCACCCCGGCTGCTTTGACATTTCCAGCGCTGGGCACATTCCTGCCGGGTCGAATTTTGTGTCCTCTGCCTTGCGGGAACTGAAAGAAGAGCTGGGCATTTGCGCACAGGAAAACGAGCTGATTTTTTGCGGCAGGCGCAGGCTTTTTTATGAAAAGGAGTTTCACGGACGAACGTTTTGCGACAATCAAATCAGCAACGTATATGCCCTGTGGCGGGATATTGAGGCAGAGGATATTTCGTTTCAAAAATCGGAAATTGCCCTTGTTTGCTGGATGGAGTTTAACGAGTTTGAACGCAAAGTGTTAAACAATGAAATTCCCCACTGCATTGTGGCGGAGGAGATTGAAATGCTGAAACAAAACGCAATTACATAA
- a CDS encoding ECF transporter S component — translation MNKTTFNAKDIAIAALLTALAILIPMLMPFKIVLEPIFSATFASHVPGILAMFVGPFAVIGTAIGSAVGFIFCGLGPWVAARAFLHMVFGLIGYQLIKKKYNIFLVVLATGLIHAASEMLVGLISLPFVVTPARGALFYIVVSIGCGTFIHHCIDFAVSLVILGALKSARLISGTVNYKSLKQ, via the coding sequence ATGAATAAAACAACATTTAATGCAAAAGATATTGCTATAGCGGCGTTACTTACGGCCCTTGCAATTTTAATTCCGATGCTCATGCCGTTTAAAATTGTGCTGGAACCAATTTTTTCGGCCACCTTTGCTTCTCACGTTCCCGGAATTTTGGCAATGTTCGTTGGGCCTTTTGCTGTTATCGGCACGGCCATCGGCAGCGCGGTTGGGTTCATCTTTTGCGGCCTGGGGCCCTGGGTGGCAGCCCGGGCATTTCTGCACATGGTGTTTGGCTTAATTGGCTACCAGCTGATTAAAAAGAAGTATAACATTTTTTTGGTTGTGCTTGCCACCGGGTTGATTCACGCTGCAAGCGAAATGCTTGTAGGACTGATATCATTACCATTTGTTGTAACGCCTGCACGCGGCGCCTTGTTTTACATTGTGGTGTCCATTGGCTGCGGAACATTTATACATCACTGCATTGACTTTGCGGTGTCCTTAGTGATTTTGGGCGCATTAAAATCGGCAAGGCTCATATCCGGCACGGTGAATTACAAGTCGCTGAAGCAATAG
- a CDS encoding YkuS family protein has translation MVIAVEKGLDAMKSYLSKRGFQVVDLDSSQVFDAAVYENLGFFNIPTPNQVTAKAGTGQAGTFLVCARGKTPQEVETMLRQKAYGNLF, from the coding sequence ATGGTAATAGCGGTGGAAAAGGGATTAGATGCAATGAAAAGTTATTTAAGCAAACGGGGTTTTCAGGTTGTAGACCTTGACAGCTCTCAGGTTTTTGACGCTGCAGTTTACGAAAACCTAGGCTTTTTTAACATTCCCACGCCAAATCAGGTGACGGCAAAAGCAGGCACGGGGCAAGCAGGCACTTTTTTGGTCTGTGCCCGGGGCAAAACGCCCCAAGAGGTAGAAACCATGCTTCGCCAAAAAGCCTACGGCAATCTCTTTTAA
- the mnmA gene encoding tRNA 2-thiouridine(34) synthase MnmA, with translation MLTAITMENKMRIMLGMSGGVDSSVAALLLKQSGADVVGVTLRLTEDDDGTNAENAKKVADALNISHITADMRAEFQKNVTDYFVQEYKNGRTPNPCVVCNRTIKFGKMLDFAEKSGCSHVATGHYARVERNPATGLYALKKAAYLEKDQTYFLYTLTQERLSKTLFPLGSYTKPQVRELAEQYGLASAKNRDSQDICFIPDGDKNRYLKQFLNEQPGNFTDADGNILGTHKGIFHYTVGQRKGLGTAFGKPMFVLSINTKDNTIVLGEAGSEFSEGFYVEDCNFLPFCAAPDGFECLCKVRYSAPDMPCRLEKTENGYCVRLTAPARAITPGQAAVFYSSDELIGGGTIIKSFSGKL, from the coding sequence ATGTTGACAGCCATCACCATGGAGAATAAAATGCGCATTATGTTAGGAATGAGCGGCGGCGTGGATTCGTCCGTCGCTGCTCTTTTGTTAAAACAAAGCGGTGCAGATGTTGTTGGCGTAACCCTTAGGCTCACCGAAGACGACGACGGAACAAACGCCGAGAACGCCAAAAAGGTAGCAGACGCGTTAAACATTTCCCACATCACGGCAGACATGCGGGCTGAGTTTCAAAAAAACGTTACGGACTATTTTGTTCAGGAATATAAAAACGGCAGAACACCGAATCCCTGCGTTGTGTGCAACAGAACCATTAAGTTTGGAAAAATGCTGGATTTTGCAGAAAAAAGCGGGTGCAGCCATGTTGCCACCGGGCACTATGCACGGGTGGAACGAAATCCTGCCACGGGGCTTTATGCGTTAAAAAAAGCGGCTTACTTGGAAAAGGATCAGACTTATTTTTTATACACCTTAACACAAGAACGCCTTTCAAAAACACTGTTTCCGTTAGGGAGCTACACCAAGCCCCAGGTGCGGGAGCTGGCTGAGCAGTACGGCCTGGCCAGCGCGAAAAACCGCGACAGTCAGGACATTTGCTTTATCCCCGACGGGGACAAAAACCGCTATTTAAAACAGTTCTTAAATGAACAGCCAGGCAATTTTACCGATGCAGACGGCAACATTTTAGGAACCCACAAAGGCATTTTTCACTACACCGTCGGCCAGCGCAAGGGGCTGGGCACAGCCTTTGGAAAGCCAATGTTTGTGCTTTCCATCAACACGAAGGACAACACAATAGTGCTGGGCGAAGCCGGAAGCGAGTTTTCTGAAGGGTTTTATGTGGAAGACTGTAATTTCCTGCCCTTTTGTGCTGCGCCGGATGGGTTTGAATGTCTTTGCAAGGTGCGTTACAGCGCGCCCGATATGCCCTGCCGGCTGGAAAAAACGGAAAATGGATATTGCGTTCGTCTCACCGCGCCCGCCAGGGCCATAACGCCGGGGCAGGCGGCGGTGTTTTATTCAAGCGACGAGTTAATCGGCGGCGGAACCATTATAAAGTCGTTTTCAGGCAAGCTATAA
- the nifS gene encoding cysteine desulfurase NifS, producing the protein MEPSIYLDNSATTPLKKEVLDKMMPYLTENYGNPSSIYSIGRSAKAAIDAARIQVANAIGAQPAEIYFTGCGSEADNWAIKGIARAKEKKGKHIISSAIEHHAVLHTLNYLEKQGFSVTYLPVDEFGKISLTDLEEAIRPDTILITIMTANNEVGTIEPISEIGAIAKKHNITFHTDAVQAVGAMELDVKKMNIDMLSMSAHKFGGPKGVGALYVRNGVRPEIFMHGGAQERARRAGTENVASIVGMGEAIALATRNIPEKAEKLCMLRDYLIKNIMEKIPYVKLNGHPTDRLPGNVNFSFSYIEGESLLLMLDLNGIAASSGSACTSGSLDPSHVLLALGLPHETAHGSLRISIGDYNTKEEIDKVIALLPGIVQRLRDMSPLYEEVKNKQ; encoded by the coding sequence ATGGAACCATCAATTTATCTTGATAACAGTGCCACAACTCCGCTTAAAAAAGAGGTTCTGGATAAAATGATGCCGTATTTAACCGAAAACTACGGCAACCCGTCCTCTATATACAGTATCGGAAGGTCTGCAAAAGCGGCAATTGATGCGGCACGCATACAAGTGGCCAATGCCATTGGCGCTCAGCCCGCTGAAATCTATTTTACCGGCTGCGGTTCAGAGGCAGACAACTGGGCTATTAAGGGCATTGCCCGGGCAAAGGAGAAGAAGGGAAAGCACATCATTTCCTCTGCCATTGAGCACCACGCGGTGCTCCACACCCTAAACTATTTGGAAAAGCAAGGCTTTTCTGTAACGTATCTACCAGTGGACGAGTTTGGCAAAATCAGTTTAACCGACCTGGAAGAAGCCATTCGCCCCGACACCATTTTAATTACCATTATGACAGCCAACAACGAGGTGGGCACCATTGAGCCCATTTCTGAAATCGGCGCAATTGCAAAAAAACACAACATTACCTTCCACACCGACGCGGTTCAGGCCGTGGGCGCAATGGAGCTTGATGTGAAGAAAATGAACATCGACATGCTTTCCATGTCGGCCCACAAGTTCGGCGGGCCAAAAGGTGTTGGCGCACTTTATGTGAGAAACGGTGTGCGGCCGGAAATCTTTATGCATGGCGGCGCGCAAGAACGCGCACGGCGGGCCGGAACAGAAAACGTGGCCTCCATTGTGGGAATGGGCGAGGCAATTGCTTTGGCAACCCGAAATATTCCCGAAAAGGCGGAAAAGCTTTGTATGCTGCGGGATTATTTGATTAAAAATATTATGGAAAAAATTCCTTATGTAAAATTAAACGGCCACCCAACCGACAGGCTTCCAGGAAATGTAAACTTTTCGTTCAGCTACATTGAGGGAGAATCGCTTCTGTTAATGCTGGACTTAAACGGCATTGCAGCCTCCTCCGGCTCGGCCTGCACCAGCGGGTCGCTAGACCCCTCACATGTGCTGCTGGCTTTGGGCCTGCCCCATGAAACGGCACACGGTTCGCTGCGCATTTCCATTGGGGATTATAACACAAAAGAAGAAATCGACAAGGTGATTGCGCTTTTGCCGGGCATTGTGCAAAGGCTTCGTGATATGTCGCCATTATATGAAGAAGTGAAAAACAAGCAATAG
- the nifU gene encoding Fe-S cluster assembly scaffold protein NifU, producing MYSEKVMDHFSNPRNVGELPDANAVGQVGNAKCGDIMKIYMKIENDVIQDVKFKTFGCGAAVATSSMATEMVKGKTIKEALELTNKAVMEALDGLPPAKVHCSVLAEEAINAAIADYYKRQGIEPDMEIRCAGCNGECHVDSHHHGE from the coding sequence ATGTATAGTGAAAAAGTAATGGACCACTTTTCAAACCCCAGGAACGTTGGAGAACTTCCCGATGCCAACGCTGTGGGACAGGTGGGCAACGCCAAGTGCGGCGATATTATGAAAATATACATGAAAATTGAAAATGATGTGATTCAAGACGTAAAATTTAAAACCTTTGGCTGCGGCGCCGCGGTTGCCACCAGCTCAATGGCCACGGAAATGGTGAAAGGAAAAACTATAAAAGAGGCGTTAGAGCTTACCAACAAAGCTGTGATGGAGGCGTTAGACGGGCTTCCGCCGGCAAAGGTGCACTGCTCTGTTTTGGCGGAGGAAGCGATTAACGCTGCCATAGCGGACTATTACAAGCGTCAGGGCATTGAGCCGGACATGGAAATCCGCTGTGCGGGCTGCAACGGCGAGTGCCATGTTGACAGCCATCACCATGGAGAATAA
- a CDS encoding prolyl oligopeptidase family serine peptidase, with protein MEFMNFEDLNYIFIKPKEFDETKQYPVILHLHGAGSRGSDLNLLSDNPFYHHLNTYESFPFVVFGPQCHLDTWFDLFEQLRRFSQYIAGLNFTDASRIYLMGASMGAYATWQLATSLPEVFAAAVPICGGGMYWNAGRLKDVPVWAFHGAKDDTVFCEESKKMVDAVNKNGGCARLTVYPETGHDSWNETYETPEVFSWLLAQQKDNVQTPEVKCCEGKQFG; from the coding sequence ATGGAATTTATGAACTTTGAAGACTTAAACTATATTTTCATCAAACCCAAAGAGTTTGATGAAACAAAACAATATCCGGTGATTTTGCACCTGCACGGCGCAGGCTCCCGCGGCAGCGATTTAAATCTGCTTTCTGATAACCCTTTTTACCATCACTTAAACACATATGAATCGTTTCCTTTTGTGGTGTTTGGCCCCCAGTGCCATTTAGACACTTGGTTCGATTTGTTCGAACAGCTGCGCAGGTTTTCGCAGTACATAGCCGGGTTAAACTTCACCGATGCCTCTCGGATTTATTTAATGGGCGCCAGCATGGGGGCATATGCAACCTGGCAGCTTGCCACTTCCCTGCCTGAAGTGTTTGCTGCGGCTGTGCCCATTTGCGGCGGCGGAATGTATTGGAACGCCGGCAGGCTGAAAGACGTGCCGGTTTGGGCGTTTCATGGTGCAAAAGACGACACTGTTTTTTGCGAGGAAAGCAAAAAGATGGTAGACGCGGTGAACAAAAATGGCGGCTGTGCGCGCCTTACAGTTTATCCTGAAACCGGCCATGACTCGTGGAATGAAACCTATGAAACTCCTGAGGTTTTTTCCTGGCTTTTAGCACAACAAAAAGATAACGTCCAAACGCCTGAGGTAAAATGCTGCGAGGGCAAACAATTTGGCTGA
- a CDS encoding L-lactate dehydrogenase, translating into MRDEKQKVVLIGTGFVGMSFAYALLNQNVCNELALIDVNRDKARGEAMDLNHGLAFSGANMRIYEADYDTCKDADIVVICAGVSQKPGEDRPALLQRNTAVFKSIVDPVVASGFSGIFLVATNPVDVMTHVVKTLSGFDSHRVIGTGTTLDTARLRFLLGEYFNIDPKNVHAYVIGEHGESEFVPWSQAMVGTKSVSRIVNDYGDRFKKTDMDEIGAKVKNAAQEIIAAKQSTYYGIGMALVRITKAIFGNENSILTVSSYLDGEYGQSNVYAGVPCVVGRNGVLGQLTLELTDEELSKMQNSCDILRQYYKETNL; encoded by the coding sequence ATGAGGGACGAGAAACAAAAAGTTGTTTTAATTGGCACAGGGTTTGTGGGCATGAGCTTTGCCTATGCCCTTTTGAACCAGAACGTGTGCAACGAGCTTGCACTGATTGACGTAAACCGCGACAAGGCTCGCGGTGAGGCCATGGATTTAAACCACGGTTTAGCATTTTCCGGCGCCAACATGCGTATTTATGAAGCGGACTACGACACCTGCAAGGATGCAGACATTGTTGTAATCTGTGCCGGCGTGTCGCAAAAGCCGGGCGAAGATCGGCCTGCGCTGCTCCAGCGGAACACCGCAGTGTTTAAATCCATTGTAGACCCGGTTGTGGCTTCCGGTTTTTCGGGCATCTTTTTGGTAGCCACCAACCCGGTGGACGTGATGACCCACGTAGTGAAAACCCTTTCCGGGTTCGACAGTCACCGCGTTATCGGTACAGGAACCACGCTGGATACCGCAAGGCTGCGCTTTTTGCTGGGAGAATATTTTAATATTGACCCCAAAAACGTTCACGCCTATGTAATCGGTGAGCACGGCGAGAGCGAGTTTGTTCCCTGGTCGCAGGCCATGGTGGGAACCAAGTCAGTTTCGCGGATTGTGAACGACTATGGCGACCGCTTTAAAAAGACCGACATGGACGAAATCGGCGCCAAGGTGAAAAATGCCGCCCAGGAAATTATTGCGGCAAAGCAGTCTACCTACTACGGAATCGGCATGGCCTTAGTTCGGATTACCAAAGCCATTTTTGGTAACGAAAACAGCATTTTGACCGTGTCCTCCTATTTAGACGGCGAATACGGCCAGAGCAATGTGTATGCAGGCGTTCCCTGCGTTGTTGGCAGAAATGGCGTTTTAGGACAGCTCACTTTAGAGCTTACCGACGAGGAGCTTTCTAAAATGCAAAATTCCTGCGACATTTTAAGGCAGTATTATAAAGAAACAAATTTATAA